Genomic window (Helianthus annuus cultivar XRQ/B chromosome 3, HanXRQr2.0-SUNRISE, whole genome shotgun sequence):
caccccgcggcggggcgtaaaacggtgtgtcaaatagtactaatgtcacgcaaccgtcatcgaccaccaacactgactcgacctaggatatgcgtgttgcgacgaacctgtcaaacatggaaaatagaggtaaaaaccctgaaccacacatgcacgttgcgtcataataactcgaaaaatttagaactatacgtaaaacgaaaatttgcgaaagatgaaaagtataagtgacaaaagttgcgAAGTTAAATCGCAAATAAtgaaagttttgggttaaagttaaaaaacaaattatgtagggttaaaattgaaaaaggtaaaaaccttttggttaaaagtaaaaaaatgaacttttttttaaaaaactcacAAAGCACAATGTAAAAGTTGTTATGCACAAAAAAGTTGCAAACTTATTTATTCTATAATCATAAAGTGTTGATAAAACTAATTAAAGCCATCATGGTTTTGACTACAGTATTTGATTTGGATGAAAATCGAAGTTCAAATCCTTTGGGTGTACATTTTGGTAGAATCAACGGTTTTGACCAAAGTTTACAGGTTGATAAATTAACTGAACAAATATACTAATAAGTTTTTGAATAAATATTTGTACTTCTATAAGAGTTCAAAATATTTTGTGagaaaatttatataaaaacataaataaaaacaaacacatgttgcaatgTCTTTGAATTTATAAAATATTAtacataaaaaatcataaaataaaaataagttatactttacaaaatgaaataaataattaaaaaacaaatagtCGAAGGCTACATGGTATGGTTTAACTAGCATGTGCTAGTTAAAGCATCACATGACTGACACGTAGACAGTAAGCCTTTAACTAGTCTATCCTTTAACTAACCTGATGTTTTTAACTTAAGGTTTAAAAAAAGAGCAACGTGATTAGTTGAATCAAATGTGGCCCTCACACTTAAAATGGATAACACCCGTTAAAGCACTCAAGAATCCAACTTTGGCGTCCCAGAGAGGTGTCTAGTGTGCCAAGCGCTAAACCATACCATGTAGCCCTACGCTCGATAATCTGTGTAGCTTGTAGGATAGAGTGGGATCTtggttgtattttttttataaactttattaTTTCAGTTAATGTATATTTattcaaaagaaataaaaaatataattatttaaaaatcatTACAAGAATTAAATGATAATAATGGCAGGAGAAAATGATGAGATGAGGAGAGGTGGGGGTGGGGTGATACATACTCTGATGATCAATAATGGAACTCTTAATCTGCGATGTCAGATGCTGTTATATTTGAACAGTGTtttaatttcaaattttgaatcatAAATCAACGGGCAGATTTACTGTGATTCTCGACCGTACGATCCAATGGAACCTGCTTAAAGCTTACATCTTTGTCCTAACATTAACATAAGCCTAACTCATTTTTTTACACACCTTCCAAAATCATAAATCTACCAACAAACCCCTCTCCAATATTGATTAatatacaaaaagaaaaaaaattgctTTCTACAGTATTGATTGATATCGGTAAACACAGAAGAGGCTCCATAAAGTGAATCGTGGAGACAGTACAGCTCAGCTCAGCTCAGCTCAGCAAGTAAGtgatttgaaaaatataaataactAGTAATAGTAATATAGTAGTTGAATTTTGAATGCTCTCTCTCTCATTCATTCTGCTCTGTCGGCATCCTCCTCCTCCGGTACTGGTAAACTATTCTttctaattattttttattattttgtttcaTGTGCCACTTAATAATGCAACAAGAGCCAAGTCAAGCCCCATTTTTTGCAAGatcatctttctttctttctgGATCTTACTCATTTCATTCTCGAGTCCTTCCTTATTATATATGGAAACTAATGTATTTTCAAGAGAATCAGAGTGTTGAagcttcttcatcttttcaattATAAGTTTTTTGGTAGCTAAATTgtggtagtagtagtagtagtaggtATGACCCTATTTCTCACTTTTCTTAACATTTTGTGTTTAAAATCGGAAGttttaggtagcgttcgtttcatggaatggaatggaatggaattgggaagcttttctttgtaaaattgatcttggtttggggagggaggaatttgaaatccaatgaatttctttaatcaatgaaatttgtgactatttcaacattccattccattccttcattagagtggaggatttctaaggaatgttgaaatagtcacaaatttcattagagtgaaggatttcaaattcctccctcccccaaccaagatcaattttacaaagaaaaacttcctaattccattccattccattccatgaaacgaacgctaccttaggGTTTAAAGATGGAATCTTTGGTTGATTTAAGAGTCCAAAAAATCACTTCTTTGTCCCACAGTTTAATCATAGTCTTTCTTTGGTGGGTATGAGTAGTCAAATCTCCAGAAAATGACACTTTTTTAAACTGAGAAATGAAGGGTTAAAGATCTGATCTTTGGTTGGTATGAGTCAAATCTCCAAAAAATGAAGTCTTAATCTATGGGTATACATACTTTCAGGATTAGTAAAGTTTTAGACTTGAAACTAAAGTCTAATTGTCTCTAATTCCATTAATTAAATATATCATGTTGCATAAAAATAAAAATCTTGTGTTTGATCATTTCAGAAGTAAGTAAATCACTTCATGGAGGGATGTTTGCCAGGAACCAATCACTTTGAGGTAcaattttttattttgtatttattgttaagagtttttacattttttttgtcGAAACAAACAGAAAGAAGAAATAAATAATATGGTCTGTCTCTGTCTGGTCCATTCCAAAACTTAAATACATCGTGTATGGGTGGTGGGGTGGACTGGAGTTAGATAGTGACCTTTCTTCTCTTGTCTTCAAAGCAAAATTTAACATCTCTTTAAGATTGGTAGTAGTAGTACTACTGCCCACACTAACAAAATCGAAACATTCCACTTTTTGGTACACATCACTATTTGATTTTTACATTCAAAATGTCACTGCCAGACCTTTTGTTTATGAGGAGAAATGAAGATGGGACCCACAAagcaaagcaaaaaaaaaaaatgaggaAAATCATACTTACTTACAAGTAACAATATGTGGTTGCTTAAATGTTGTTTTGATAGTAAAGTATGTATTTTTTAGTTAACATCAAGTTGATAGGCAGGCTTTATTTATGATGGAAAGTTCTTCCTTTAATGGATGCCCTATTAAAGAGGTGTGTGTGTTGGCTTTATGATCATGCAAGATtctcaaaagttttcatctttgtTCTTTTTCTCTTCAAAAAATACAATCAATAAAGTAAAGTTTGATGATCCAAGACAGCTAACTACTACACTACTTTATTATTCATGAAAAAAAAAAGTCATAATCTTGATTTTCCTTTTGGGCCCCTTTTAAACATGTCGGTTTCTTCCAGCTTGACAATACCTGTATCCAACTTTCTCATCTCAACATTCAGTTCTTAGATATGATCGTTTTAGCATAACTGAATCTAGAAAGCTTAAAACATGTTATTTGTTTTTCAGGTTTGACTTCTCTATGTTCTTGTGTTTGGCTTCTCTATATTGGTTCCTAGATCATCTTGAAATGTTCTGCAGATTTTTTGTAGTTTCTGTATGTTTGACTTTTTGATATTCAAATCTGACTTCTTTAAATTTGTCCAAATCCTAAAATTTTGTCTCTTAGATCATTTTAGTCTCAAAAGTCTTGCAATTTTCATGTTTCTTGATCATGTATTCACTTCAAGTTGACTTCTATgttttccagttttgaccttttcaATTTCATCCTTAAAtcattttactctaaaaaatcTTCAAAGGTTCAATGTTTGTTAATTAACCATATTTAATTTCGCAGGTTTGACTTCTCTAAATTGACTCCTGGTTCAATTTAGGCCCAGAGTTTTCTCATCAGGTTTGACATTCTGCAAACCGACTTCCATATCCTCAGATCCttgagcaaatcatgtttaatATTGTCTGTATTTCCAACAGGTTGGATTCTAGAGAAATCGATTTGATCTATACCTTCCAAAATCATGGTAGAAGATCATAATAAAGAGAACAGAGTCATGGTTGACCTTCAGTCAACCGAAGAGTGGTTGGCATATGCCAATGATCTTGTACCCGTGGCTCTAGATAAGGCTCGACAGGTTAAAGGGTTTCAGGGGAGGTGGAAAATAATCATATCAAAATTAGAGCAAATCCCGACCCGGTTATCAGATTTATCGAGCCATCCATGCTTCACAAAGAACACGTTATGCAAAGAACAACTTCAAGCTATATCAAAAACTTTAAACGAATCACTTGAATTGGCGGATAAGTGTTCTAAAGATAAACAAGAAGGAAAGCTTCAAATGCAGAGTGATCTGGATGCATTATCTGGTAAAATCGATTTGAATCTACGAGACTGCGGCCTTTTAATAAAAACCGGGATTTTGGGAGAGGTTGCATCGTCGGGAGTTGAAAGTACTAGTCAAGGAAGCAGCAACATCACGGAGCTTTTAGCTCGGCTGCAAATCGGGCATTTGGAAGCTAAACATAAAGCTCTTGATAATCTTGTTGAGTTGATGAGGGAAGATGAAAAGACTGTTTTGCCCTTCTTAGGGCGAAGCAGTTTATCGGCTTTGGTACAGCTCCTTACAGCTACATCTCCAACAATACGAGAGAAGGCCGTTACCCTAATTTGCACATTAGCAGAATCGGGTTCTTATAATAGTTTACTTGTTTCAGAAGGTGTTTTACCTCCTCTCATAAGGCTGCTCGAGTCCGGTAGCTCGGTTGGTCGAGAAAAATCTGCTATCTCCCTTCAAAGACTATCCATGTCAGGAGAGATAGCGCGTTTGATAGTGGGCCATGGTGGGGTGCAGCCGCTTATTGAAGTATGTTGCACGGGTGATTCTGTTTCCCAAGCGTCAACTACATGCACTTTGAAAAACTTATCAGTGATTCCGGAACTACACCCGACCCTAGCCGAAGAAGGGGTTGTGAGGATCATGATTAGCTTACTCGATTCTGAGGTACTGTTGGCATCTAAAGAATATGCGGCAGAATGCTTGCAGAATCTCACTTTGAGTAACGAAGATATCAAGCAGTCTGTTATCACCGAAGGTGGAATTCGCAGTCTGCTGGCTTACCTCGATATTGGTCTGCCTCAGGAACCTGCGGTCAGGACAGTACGAAACCTCGTGGGGTCCATTTCAGCCGAAACACTAATTTCAGTAGGGTTGCTTCCAAGGCTCGTGCACGTACTTAAAACGGGGTCAACCGGAGCCCAAACAGCGGCGATCGGGACCGTATGTCGGATTTGTGAGTCGGTAGAAATGAAAAAACTTGTGGGAGAATCAGGGTGTATCCCGGTACTAATTAAATTACTTGAAGTGAAAGCGAAGGAGGTTCGGGAGGTGGCGGCTCAGGCGTTGGGGAGCCTAATGACACTTGGGTGTAATGCTCGAGAAGTGAAGCAGGATGCAAGAAGTGTACCGAATTTGGTCCAGTTACTCGACCCGAGTGCGCAAAACACGGCAAAAAAGTATGCGGTTGGTTGCCTTGTGGTTCTGTCAAGTAGCAAGAAGTGTCGTAAGGTTATGATATCGTATGGTGCAATTGGGTATTTGAAAAAACTAACGGAAATGGATATAATTGGATCTAAAAAACTGTTGGAAACACTGCAGAGAGGTAAATTTAGAAGCTTGTTGGGGTAAGTTTAGGTTTTGAGGTGTAAAATGTTGTTTCATTGTCTTGTATGAAACATTGTAAGTTGGATGCTTTTTATAAGGTTGTAAAAATAACCGTCTTTTACCGACTGTCAACTTCGATCCATAAGTGTGTAATTAAGTGATTGTTATATACACAATTAAAACTAattatttgaaaatggacgaTGAGTCCGTTGGCTTATGACTAATGAGTCATCGAGTGAAGGTAATTAGTTTTTATGCTGAAattcatttttatgattatttttattaatatgaTTATAGTTTTACATTAttgtaacaacaacaacaataatctaTATTTTGGAACACGTGGTTGAAGGTTGCTGATGAGGCCATCACCCCCAAAAGAGCCCAATAACTCCTCTCCACCACACTTTCGTCCATTGAATAGGTGCCAGACACCAGTTTGGCACTATTCATTCTATTTCTCTTTTATCATATATAGATTTATAAATAAGATGATATAACAAGTTTAATAGAATTCATTAAAATATTAGCATTTTCTTGATGAATCTCCATCTTACGATGTATCTAATAGTATGTAACAATTAAAAACAACTTAATTAATTAAGGTATTAATACTTTGGTGTTTGGGAACGGGTAGAGGTTACCCGCTTGCCTACCTGTATGCTCCCCGGGTCCCCTAATGGCGTCACTTAGGCCAtatgtagtcataaagcccctttgtgggcgttatgcgacacgtgtcgtgccacgtcacacaggggctttatggggcgttatatcactagagtccgtagtcataaagcccctacccatcattatctaattattaattttcatttttattaactaattaaaaaaacattaactttttttttttgaatggcaaaccTTACATACTCCAAAATTAcaccaaataaatactaatctaCTCCTTGCTTGggattgaacccaagacctctcACTAAGAGGCAAGAGCCTCTACCAAGTGGGCTACTcccacattaaaaaaaaaaaaaacattaactaCTTTTTGATTGGTCAAAGGATTGAAACTCCCCTCCATAACGCCGCGAATGTGATGTCCCTGCCATCTTTTTTTTGTCCGATAAAGCTCCTCGTCGTGGTATAGAGGGCGCCATTGGGCCCTATGTTTGGCTTTTTTGGGCATATAGCGCCCCACTACAGTCTACAGGTGCTCTTAGACCGGGTTAATCTCTTTTTTTTAACACAATTAAATATATcgtatataaatttaaaaattatataaacttaaataaaaacatcaaaatgcataataaaattaaaaagcaTACATTGTAGATAATTAAACATGGATAAACTACATAATTAAATGGTCacaaactaaataataaaacttaAACAAGCTAGAGAAATAAATTAAACATCAACGCTTGAAGAACCGTCGGAGGCGGCATCCAGATGCACATGTGGTTCTGGCATACGGGGAGGGTTTCTTAGCATTCGCCAAGATTTGAAGTAACTATATAACGGGCCTAGGCATACCTTTGCGCCTCCGTTAACCCGTGATTGTTGGCCATCATAATGTTGCAGACTTGATGAAATTTGCAAACCTCTTTGAAAATGACATGAATCTTTGAGTGAGCTTGATCTGAAGTGCGATTGGTTTCACCTACATGTTGGCGAAATTCTTCAAATATGGCTACACGAAATTGAACACTTTCTTGCAGGTTATCGATCACGTGCATCTACGTTCCACACGAGCGTCTTGCCATTTTGTGTGAATATTTGAGAGTGTACGTATGGTTGAGTATTTTTTACGAAAATGGTTTGAGATGTGTATGTATTTATATTGGGGTAAATTTAAAACGCAATATGCAAATGACCGTTCAACGGTTAAATGCCTTCAATTATAACAGCCAACAACAAGATCGATCAGTTAAGAAGTTAACCCAACCCATACTTGCCCCCTACCTGCACCATCGGCAGTGGTGTGTGGTAGCGGGTAGGGGTTACCCACTAGTGCATAATCGGGCGCCCCGGGTCCCCCAACGTGGGTGTAGTGGTTGCTTTTAAGATATTATGAGTAACGAATAACGAGTATGAGACACGGTTTATAATCAGATATGTGAGTTGAtgtaataatatattttataaatatattaaatgtGGTGATTATTGTCATTTATCTTATATAGTGATACTTGATTACCCATATAATTGTTAAATATTCGATGGCCGATCTACTCTTAGTAGAATGATAGGGTTTCCCCTTAGGTGTATCAATAGAGGTTATTAGAGAGGGTTTAAGGTTGATACAATCACCACCATAACATCACTCATACATAGTCCATCTCTCTCTACAAAACCATGATCTATCAAAATCATATTAGCCATCATAACCGTACACCATGAGAACCCGATCAATCAGGAACATGTCTACATCCATTATTATTACAGTTTCTGGTATACATTTACCAAAACTCATCTCAGATTCGGCCATTGCCATCCCTAGCATTCATAAGATATTCTAATGGATGCCTATAATAATCTGTTAGGAATGATacataatttttaaaaattcatGGATGTAAGAAGGAATTATAATAAGTTTGGTTTCTCTCTTTTAGTTTCGGGAAAAGTGAACTTTTTTTAGAATGAAAAATGGGTAAATAGTGCGAAGATATGATTAAATAGAAGGGGTAAATAATTACTTCCTCCTTCCTTACTTGTGTTTCATCTCCTTTCGCCAATcgattaaggggctgtttggtagcttCTGAATAgttattaagaggctacctcttaatggaaccattaagaattttaccaatgagaaggtagaagaatgtgacatgtgatgatttaccatttagaggttacctcttaaccattcagacttgaggttacctcttattcattcagaggttttaaaccattaagaggtagcatctgaatagTTATTAAgatgctaccaaacagcccctaagccAAGGTACttgttagggctgtaaacgaaccgaacgttcagtgaacagttcgtgaaccgttcggcgggaagttcgtttatgttcattcgtttaataaacgaacgaacatgaacaagaaattttgttcgattagttaaatgaacgaacatgaacaggggtctcgttcgttcgattgtgttcgtgaacgttcggtaaggtgttcatgaacgtgttcatgaacattcgttgatttgcgttcatttatgttcgtatgtttgtgttttaattgaaggtctttgtactttcttatattttatttgtacattttatattattaaacttttatttattttatttccctaacaattaaactaggaaacccactttcgccttgtttatgcatcatttccctttcatttctcattatttacatcca
Coding sequences:
- the LOC110931068 gene encoding protein CELLULOSE SYNTHASE INTERACTIVE 1: MVEDHNKENRVMVDLQSTEEWLAYANDLVPVALDKARQVKGFQGRWKIIISKLEQIPTRLSDLSSHPCFTKNTLCKEQLQAISKTLNESLELADKCSKDKQEGKLQMQSDLDALSGKIDLNLRDCGLLIKTGILGEVASSGVESTSQGSSNITELLARLQIGHLEAKHKALDNLVELMREDEKTVLPFLGRSSLSALVQLLTATSPTIREKAVTLICTLAESGSYNSLLVSEGVLPPLIRLLESGSSVGREKSAISLQRLSMSGEIARLIVGHGGVQPLIEVCCTGDSVSQASTTCTLKNLSVIPELHPTLAEEGVVRIMISLLDSEVLLASKEYAAECLQNLTLSNEDIKQSVITEGGIRSLLAYLDIGLPQEPAVRTVRNLVGSISAETLISVGLLPRLVHVLKTGSTGAQTAAIGTVCRICESVEMKKLVGESGCIPVLIKLLEVKAKEVREVAAQALGSLMTLGCNAREVKQDARSVPNLVQLLDPSAQNTAKKYAVGCLVVLSSSKKCRKVMISYGAIGYLKKLTEMDIIGSKKLLETLQRGKFRSLLG